A single window of Mycolicibacterium aurum DNA harbors:
- a CDS encoding DoxX family protein — protein MVDIGLLVLRLGIGAAILQAGLIKVADFPMTVQFLTDAGWRLPAFAAFMVTATETLSGVALILGLLTPLAGCAALSSMLCAWAVNVSGGAFWSEPFNVPFLIGLGGAALLFAGAGSYSVDRRVFPRIYWSPRVKLALLALAFIAAIVTWVALYGTNPIHVTAIEPAPAA, from the coding sequence ATGGTCGACATCGGCCTGCTGGTCCTTCGCCTCGGCATCGGCGCGGCGATTCTGCAGGCGGGACTGATCAAAGTCGCCGACTTCCCGATGACCGTGCAGTTTCTGACCGACGCGGGCTGGCGTCTGCCGGCATTCGCCGCGTTCATGGTCACCGCGACGGAAACCCTCAGCGGCGTCGCCCTTATTCTCGGGCTGCTCACCCCGTTGGCAGGCTGTGCAGCACTCAGCTCGATGCTCTGCGCATGGGCTGTGAACGTCTCGGGTGGCGCGTTCTGGTCCGAGCCGTTCAACGTGCCGTTCCTCATCGGGCTCGGCGGAGCCGCCCTGTTGTTTGCCGGGGCGGGAAGTTACTCCGTCGACCGCCGGGTTTTCCCGCGTATCTACTGGTCACCGCGGGTGAAGCTGGCCCTGCTGGCGCTCGCCTTCATTGCTGCGATCGTGACGTGGGTGGCGCTCTACGGCACCAATCCCATCCACGTCACCGCCATCGAGCCTGCTCCCGCGGCCTGA
- a CDS encoding NAD(P)H-dependent flavin oxidoreductase: MSITTKFTETFGVEHPIAQGGMQWVGRAELVAAVANAGALGFITALTQPTPADLANEIAKTRDLTDKPFGVNLTILPAINPPPYDEYRQVIVDAGIKIVETAGSNPAPHLPMFHDNGIKVLHKCTSVRHAVKAQSLGVDGISIDGFECAGHPGEDDVPGLVLIPAAADKIEIPMIASGGFADSRGLVAALALGADGINMGSRFMCTVESCIHQNVKEAIVAGDERGTELIFRSLHNTARVASNVVSREVVDILKAGGQFEDVKDLVAGVRGRKVFDDGDIDAGIWTVGTAMGLINDIPTVGDLVSRIVAEAEEIISGRLAGMVTPVAQRV, encoded by the coding sequence ATGAGCATCACGACGAAGTTCACCGAGACGTTCGGTGTCGAGCACCCGATCGCCCAGGGCGGCATGCAGTGGGTGGGCCGCGCGGAACTGGTTGCGGCCGTGGCGAATGCGGGTGCTCTGGGTTTCATCACCGCGCTGACGCAGCCGACGCCGGCGGACCTGGCCAACGAGATCGCCAAGACGCGGGATCTGACGGACAAGCCGTTCGGGGTGAATCTGACGATCCTGCCCGCGATCAATCCGCCGCCCTATGACGAGTACCGGCAGGTGATCGTCGACGCCGGTATCAAGATCGTCGAGACGGCGGGCTCCAACCCGGCTCCGCACCTGCCGATGTTCCACGACAACGGCATCAAGGTGCTGCACAAGTGCACCTCGGTGCGCCACGCGGTGAAGGCCCAGTCGCTGGGTGTGGACGGCATCAGCATCGACGGATTCGAGTGCGCCGGTCACCCGGGTGAGGACGACGTTCCCGGCCTGGTGCTGATCCCGGCGGCTGCCGACAAGATCGAGATCCCGATGATCGCCTCGGGCGGCTTCGCCGACAGCCGGGGCCTGGTGGCGGCGCTGGCGCTGGGGGCTGACGGCATCAACATGGGATCGCGGTTCATGTGCACCGTCGAGTCCTGCATCCACCAGAACGTCAAGGAAGCCATCGTGGCCGGGGACGAGCGGGGGACGGAGCTGATCTTCCGCAGCCTGCACAACACCGCGCGGGTGGCTTCGAATGTGGTCTCGCGTGAGGTGGTCGACATTCTCAAGGCCGGCGGTCAGTTCGAGGACGTCAAGGATCTGGTGGCCGGCGTGCGCGGCCGCAAGGTGTTCGACGACGGCGACATCGACGCCGGCATCTGGACGGTCGGGACGGCCATGGGGCTGATCAACGATATTCCGACGGTCGGAGACCTGGTGTCGCGGATTGTGGCCGAGGCGGAGGAGATCATCAGCGGTCGACTGGCGGGGATGGTCACGCCGGTAGCGCAGCGGGTGTAA
- a CDS encoding 3-hydroxyacyl-CoA dehydrogenase, with amino-acid sequence MEIKDAVAVVTGGASGLGLATTKRLLDRGASVVVIDLKGEDAVKELGARAKFVEANVTDPEQVTAALDAAEEMGPLRIDVNCAGIGNAIKTLGKDGPFPLDGFRKVVEVNLIGTFNVIRLAAERIAKQEPINGERGVIINTASVAAFEGQIGQAAYSASKGGVVGMTLPIARDLSREFIRVCTIAPGLFKTPLLGSLPEEAQASLGKQVPHPARLGDPDEYGALAVHIVENPMLNGETIRLDGAIRMAPR; translated from the coding sequence GTGGAGATCAAAGACGCCGTGGCTGTCGTCACCGGGGGTGCCTCCGGGCTCGGCCTTGCGACGACGAAGCGACTGCTCGACCGGGGCGCCTCGGTCGTCGTCATCGACCTCAAGGGTGAGGACGCGGTCAAGGAACTCGGTGCGCGCGCCAAGTTCGTCGAAGCCAACGTCACCGATCCCGAGCAGGTCACCGCCGCGCTGGACGCCGCCGAGGAGATGGGCCCGCTGCGCATCGACGTCAACTGCGCAGGTATCGGCAACGCGATCAAGACCCTCGGCAAGGACGGACCATTCCCGCTCGACGGTTTCCGCAAGGTCGTCGAGGTCAACCTCATCGGCACGTTCAACGTGATTCGCCTTGCCGCAGAACGTATCGCCAAACAGGAGCCGATCAACGGTGAGCGCGGCGTCATCATCAACACGGCGTCGGTCGCCGCGTTCGAGGGCCAGATCGGCCAGGCGGCCTACTCGGCGTCCAAGGGCGGCGTCGTCGGCATGACCCTGCCGATCGCGCGTGACCTCTCGCGCGAGTTCATCCGCGTATGCACCATCGCCCCCGGCCTGTTCAAGACCCCGCTGCTCGGCTCGCTGCCCGAGGAGGCGCAGGCCTCCCTCGGCAAGCAGGTGCCCCACCCGGCCCGCCTCGGTGACCCCGACGAGTACGGCGCGCTGGCGGTGCACATCGTCGAGAACCCGATGCTCAACGGCGAGACGATCCGGCTCGACGGCGCCATCCGCATGGCTCCCCGATGA
- a CDS encoding CaiB/BaiF CoA transferase family protein — translation MAGPLQGLRVVELAGIGPGPHAAMILGDLGADVVRVERPGKGPGPATKPGGDYLLRNRRSVAANLKSDEGRELVLKLIAKADVLIEGFRPGVTERLGLGPEDCAKVNEKLIYARMTGWGQDGPRAQQAGHDINYISLNGALHAIGRAGERPVPPLNLVGDFGGGSMFLLVGVLSALWERERSGKGQVVDAAMVDGSSVLSMMMWAFRGMGMWSDERGVNMLDTGAPYYDTYTCADGRHVAVGAIEPQFYAEMLKGIGLDGADLPDQNDMGRWPELRAAFTEAFAAHDRDHWTKVFAGTDACVTPVLSFGEVESEAHNTERHTFYSENGSLYPAPAPRFSRSAPSVPKAPGVPGADTEAVLRDWV, via the coding sequence ATGGCTGGACCACTGCAAGGACTACGGGTCGTGGAGCTGGCCGGCATCGGTCCCGGCCCGCACGCGGCAATGATTCTCGGCGATCTCGGAGCAGACGTCGTCCGCGTCGAGCGCCCGGGAAAGGGCCCCGGCCCCGCGACCAAACCGGGCGGCGACTACCTGCTGCGCAACCGGCGATCGGTGGCCGCCAACCTCAAGAGTGACGAGGGACGCGAGCTGGTCCTGAAACTGATCGCCAAGGCCGACGTGCTGATCGAGGGCTTCCGGCCCGGTGTCACAGAACGGCTCGGGCTAGGTCCCGAGGACTGCGCCAAGGTCAACGAGAAGCTGATCTATGCCCGGATGACCGGCTGGGGTCAGGACGGTCCGCGCGCCCAGCAGGCGGGTCACGACATCAACTACATCTCGCTCAACGGCGCGCTGCATGCGATCGGTCGCGCGGGCGAGCGCCCGGTGCCGCCGCTGAACCTGGTCGGCGATTTCGGCGGCGGGTCGATGTTCCTGCTCGTCGGCGTGCTCTCGGCACTGTGGGAGCGGGAACGTTCCGGCAAGGGCCAGGTGGTCGACGCCGCGATGGTGGACGGCTCGAGCGTGCTGTCGATGATGATGTGGGCGTTCCGCGGCATGGGCATGTGGAGTGACGAGCGTGGCGTCAACATGCTCGACACCGGCGCGCCGTACTACGACACCTACACATGTGCCGACGGACGCCACGTCGCCGTCGGAGCGATCGAGCCGCAGTTCTACGCCGAAATGCTCAAGGGGATCGGGCTGGACGGCGCCGATCTGCCCGACCAGAACGACATGGGCCGCTGGCCGGAGTTGCGGGCCGCCTTCACCGAGGCGTTCGCGGCACACGACCGCGATCACTGGACGAAGGTGTTCGCCGGGACCGATGCGTGCGTGACGCCGGTGCTGTCGTTCGGCGAGGTGGAGTCCGAGGCGCACAACACCGAGCGCCACACCTTCTACTCCGAGAACGGATCGCTGTACCCGGCCCCTGCGCCGCGGTTCTCCCGCAGTGCCCCGTCCGTTCCGAAGGCACCGGGTGTGCCCGGAGCGGACACCGAAGCTGTTCTGCGGGACTGGGTTTAG
- a CDS encoding enoyl-CoA hydratase translates to MTIDSGAEIYQCIDDLTVSLDDGVLAVTLNRPDSLNSLTAPMLRTFAETLERAAGDSRVRVVRVSGAGRGFCSGAGISEEDHANPGATGTPADVLDAANRCIRAIAALPQPAVAVVHGAAAGVGVSLALACDVVLASEKAFFMLAFTKIGLMPDGGASALIAAAVGRIRAMRMALLAERITAREAYDWGLVSAVHPADDLAAEVDTVIGTLVSGPAVALRKTKAAINAATLTELESALELEKTGQLALLDSHDFREGTKAFQQRRAATFTDS, encoded by the coding sequence ATGACCATCGACTCGGGTGCCGAGATCTATCAGTGCATCGACGACCTCACGGTCAGCCTCGACGACGGCGTGCTCGCCGTGACCCTCAACCGTCCGGACAGCCTGAACTCGCTCACCGCTCCGATGCTCCGAACGTTCGCCGAGACACTGGAACGTGCGGCAGGCGATTCCCGCGTGCGGGTGGTCCGCGTCAGCGGAGCGGGACGCGGCTTCTGCTCGGGCGCCGGGATCAGCGAGGAAGACCACGCCAACCCCGGCGCCACCGGCACCCCCGCCGATGTACTGGATGCGGCCAACCGCTGCATCCGCGCGATCGCCGCGCTGCCGCAGCCCGCCGTCGCGGTCGTCCACGGTGCGGCGGCCGGAGTCGGCGTTTCGCTGGCGCTGGCCTGCGACGTCGTACTCGCCTCGGAGAAGGCGTTTTTCATGCTGGCGTTCACGAAGATCGGGCTCATGCCCGACGGTGGCGCGTCGGCACTGATTGCTGCCGCGGTGGGCCGGATCCGGGCGATGCGGATGGCCCTGCTGGCCGAGCGCATCACCGCGCGCGAAGCCTACGACTGGGGCCTGGTCAGTGCTGTCCATCCCGCCGACGATCTCGCCGCGGAGGTCGACACAGTGATCGGCACGCTGGTGTCGGGCCCGGCCGTCGCACTGCGCAAGACCAAGGCTGCGATCAACGCCGCGACGCTCACCGAGCTGGAAAGCGCGCTGGAACTGGAGAAGACGGGCCAGCTGGCGTTGCTGGATTCTCACGATTTTCGCGAGGGCACCAAGGCGTTCCAGCAGCGCAGGGCCGCGACCTTCACCGACTCCTGA
- the tet(V) gene encoding tetracycline efflux MFS transporter Tet(V), with product MEAPVAPGGWRVLAPFRFREYRLLIAAVSLSIFAEGMWAVVMALQVIELSNDPTSLSLVAACLGAGLVSFVLVGGLAADRLSQRGIILVVAAVNTAVTSAVAALGLIGALRIWHMAVAAAALGIAAAFFFPAYSAILPRILPAEQLLAANGVEGVVRPVFQRAAGPAVAGLVIGATFPAAGATVVAVLFGVGFVLLVATRPPVVTGTEVQHDRPHLLRDLLDGCAFVLQTPWLLWTLLFASLFVLVVLGPIEVLLPFVVADRFDHGAQTYGFILAFFGMGSALGALAVSSRRLPRRYLTVMMVMWSVGSIPLAVVGVTSSFPLMALATFVIGVTDGAGMVIWGTLLQRRVPPEMLGRVSSLDFFVSLAFMPVSFAIVGPLSKVVPMEAIFLAAGGLPVLFGGVAMWAAKMRRDELAHPLR from the coding sequence ATCGAGGCGCCGGTGGCCCCCGGCGGCTGGCGTGTGCTCGCACCCTTCCGGTTCCGCGAGTATCGCCTTCTGATCGCGGCGGTGTCCCTGTCGATCTTCGCCGAGGGTATGTGGGCCGTCGTGATGGCCTTGCAGGTCATCGAACTGTCCAACGATCCGACGTCGCTGTCCTTGGTCGCCGCCTGCCTGGGTGCCGGTCTGGTGTCGTTCGTGCTGGTCGGCGGACTGGCCGCCGACCGGCTCAGCCAGCGCGGCATCATTCTCGTCGTCGCGGCCGTCAACACGGCGGTCACTTCGGCGGTCGCCGCACTCGGGCTCATTGGTGCACTGAGGATCTGGCACATGGCCGTGGCGGCCGCGGCGCTCGGTATCGCTGCGGCGTTCTTCTTCCCGGCGTACAGCGCGATCCTGCCGAGGATTCTGCCCGCCGAGCAGCTACTGGCCGCCAACGGCGTGGAAGGTGTTGTGCGCCCGGTGTTTCAGCGCGCGGCCGGGCCCGCGGTGGCCGGCCTTGTGATCGGTGCCACGTTCCCTGCGGCCGGGGCCACCGTGGTGGCCGTGCTGTTCGGTGTCGGCTTCGTACTACTGGTGGCCACCCGGCCACCGGTGGTCACCGGAACCGAGGTGCAGCACGACCGTCCGCACCTGCTCCGGGATCTGTTGGACGGCTGCGCGTTCGTGCTGCAGACACCGTGGCTGCTGTGGACCCTGCTGTTCGCCAGCCTGTTCGTGCTCGTCGTCCTCGGCCCGATCGAGGTGCTGCTGCCGTTCGTCGTCGCCGACAGGTTCGACCACGGCGCCCAGACCTACGGCTTCATCCTGGCGTTCTTCGGCATGGGCAGCGCGCTGGGCGCGTTGGCGGTGTCGTCGAGGCGGCTACCGCGTCGGTATCTCACGGTGATGATGGTGATGTGGAGCGTGGGCTCCATCCCGCTGGCGGTCGTCGGCGTCACGTCGTCGTTCCCGTTGATGGCCTTGGCGACATTCGTCATCGGCGTCACCGACGGTGCGGGCATGGTCATCTGGGGCACGCTGCTGCAGCGGCGGGTGCCCCCGGAGATGCTGGGCCGAGTGTCGAGTCTGGACTTCTTCGTCTCGCTGGCATTCATGCCGGTGTCGTTCGCGATCGTGGGTCCGCTGTCGAAAGTCGTTCCGATGGAGGCGATCTTCCTGGCCGCCGGCGGCCTGCCGGTGCTGTTCGGCGGCGTCGCGATGTGGGCGGCCAAGATGCGCCGCGACGAGCTGGCGCATCCGCTTCGCTAG
- a CDS encoding CPBP family intramembrane glutamic endopeptidase, which yields MSTPTRRGWPKEWLRVARTKARPYNETPGVVTRRKFIVSVVLLIGAALLGYSLSRPPGDNSFVWLTLALAGVWAFGAFASGPLHMGHLNFRGRNQRPVITGVAVGLALGAIFVVGGLVARQIPGVNDYIRQVLEYSNAAPLYLMVFITVINGLAEEMFFRGALYSALAKYRPVLVSTVLYVIATAATTGNPMLGFAAIILGTVCALLRRSTGGVLAPMLTHFVWGVVMVLALPPIFGV from the coding sequence GTGAGCACCCCGACCCGCCGCGGATGGCCCAAGGAGTGGCTGCGCGTAGCCCGCACCAAGGCCAGGCCGTACAACGAGACGCCCGGAGTGGTCACCCGTCGCAAATTCATCGTCTCGGTCGTCCTGCTCATCGGAGCGGCCCTACTCGGCTACTCGCTGAGCAGACCCCCCGGCGACAACTCATTCGTGTGGCTCACCCTCGCGCTGGCGGGTGTCTGGGCTTTCGGCGCCTTCGCGTCCGGCCCGCTGCATATGGGGCACCTGAACTTTCGGGGTCGCAACCAGCGGCCGGTGATCACCGGTGTCGCGGTGGGGCTGGCTCTCGGGGCGATCTTCGTCGTCGGAGGTCTGGTAGCCAGGCAGATCCCCGGGGTGAACGACTACATCAGGCAGGTGCTGGAGTACTCCAACGCCGCCCCGCTGTATCTGATGGTGTTCATCACCGTCATCAACGGGCTCGCCGAAGAGATGTTCTTCCGTGGCGCGCTCTACAGTGCGCTGGCGAAGTACCGACCGGTCCTCGTCTCGACCGTGCTGTACGTCATCGCGACCGCCGCCACGACGGGCAACCCGATGCTCGGGTTCGCCGCGATCATCCTCGGAACCGTCTGCGCCCTCCTGCGCCGCTCCACCGGAGGAGTGCTCGCACCGATGCTGACCCACTTCGTGTGGGGCGTGGTCATGGTGCTCGCACTTCCTCCGATCTTCGGCGTCTAG
- a CDS encoding NAD(P)H-binding protein, giving the protein MESARILVTGATGYIGSRLVTALLEDGHQVVAASRDVERLADFGWYDDVTAVTLDAHDEISAKQALTEAGPIDVVYYLVHGIGQPGFREADNKAAANVASAAKAAGVRRIVYLGGFVPDSRTLSEHLASRAEVAAALTIEGGPDVVWLGAAIVIGAGSTSFEMLRYVADRFLVLPMPEWSANPIDPIAISDVLYYLVAVADEKVPAGSYDIRGAETTTYGDLLRTYARTAGIWRQPVAVYGIETSLVSKVTGLILPVPGGLAADLVESLDYPMMASTNDLGDFVPAPPDGPVTVEDAMRRAVTSPPRRPVNELGDPHHLADTDPQWAGGDTLRLQKLAGAVTPPFVHPVLGLIGFVPGPVAAAVRTGLDHVIGLVPKVMPA; this is encoded by the coding sequence GTGGAATCTGCTCGCATTCTGGTCACCGGCGCCACCGGATACATCGGCTCGCGCCTGGTGACAGCGTTGCTCGAAGACGGTCACCAAGTTGTCGCCGCCAGCCGAGACGTCGAACGGCTGGCCGACTTCGGCTGGTACGACGACGTCACCGCGGTGACCCTGGATGCGCACGACGAGATCTCGGCCAAGCAGGCGCTCACCGAGGCCGGACCCATCGACGTCGTCTACTACCTGGTGCACGGCATCGGGCAGCCCGGTTTCCGCGAGGCCGACAACAAGGCCGCTGCCAACGTCGCCTCCGCCGCCAAGGCGGCGGGGGTACGTCGCATCGTTTATCTGGGCGGGTTCGTACCCGACAGCCGTACGCTGTCTGAGCACCTGGCCAGTCGCGCCGAGGTCGCTGCAGCTCTCACCATCGAGGGCGGTCCGGACGTGGTGTGGCTGGGTGCCGCGATCGTGATAGGCGCGGGCTCCACATCGTTTGAAATGCTTCGCTACGTCGCCGACCGCTTCCTGGTGTTGCCGATGCCGGAATGGTCGGCGAACCCGATCGATCCCATCGCGATCAGCGACGTGCTGTACTACCTCGTCGCGGTCGCGGACGAGAAGGTGCCCGCCGGGTCCTACGACATCAGGGGTGCCGAGACCACCACCTACGGCGACCTGCTGCGTACCTACGCGCGCACCGCCGGAATCTGGCGGCAGCCTGTCGCGGTGTACGGCATCGAGACCAGCCTGGTGTCGAAGGTGACCGGCCTCATTCTGCCTGTCCCCGGCGGTCTGGCTGCGGATCTTGTTGAATCCCTTGACTATCCGATGATGGCGTCGACGAACGACCTCGGCGACTTCGTCCCCGCGCCGCCCGATGGACCGGTCACCGTCGAGGACGCCATGCGTCGGGCGGTGACGAGTCCGCCGCGGCGCCCGGTCAACGAGCTGGGCGATCCGCACCATCTGGCCGACACCGATCCCCAGTGGGCCGGCGGGGACACGCTGCGACTGCAGAAACTGGCAGGCGCGGTCACGCCGCCGTTCGTACATCCCGTCCTCGGTCTGATCGGGTTCGTGCCCGGCCCCGTCGCCGCGGCTGTGCGCACCGGGCTGGATCACGTGATCGGACTGGTGCCGAAGGTGATGCCGGCGTGA
- a CDS encoding gamma carbonic anhydrase family protein: protein MAEPLILTIAGHSPDLHPDSWVAPNATVVGQVIMAAGASAWYGAILRAEAERIEIGAGTNIQDGVTIHVDPGFPARIGAGVSVGHNAVLHGCTVEDDSLVGMGAVVLNGAVVGSGSLIAAGAVVPQGAVIPPGSMVAGVPGKVRRQLGDDEIAGIRTNATLYQELVKLHRDAQ from the coding sequence ATGGCCGAGCCACTGATCCTGACCATCGCAGGACACTCACCCGATCTGCATCCCGACAGCTGGGTAGCCCCCAACGCCACCGTGGTGGGCCAGGTGATCATGGCTGCCGGCGCGAGTGCGTGGTACGGAGCGATCCTGCGCGCCGAGGCCGAACGCATCGAGATCGGGGCGGGCACGAACATCCAGGACGGCGTGACGATTCACGTCGATCCCGGTTTCCCGGCCCGCATCGGTGCGGGTGTGAGCGTGGGGCACAACGCGGTGCTGCACGGCTGCACGGTCGAGGACGACTCGCTGGTCGGGATGGGCGCGGTGGTGCTCAACGGCGCCGTGGTGGGTTCCGGGTCGCTCATCGCCGCGGGAGCGGTGGTGCCGCAGGGCGCGGTGATCCCGCCGGGCTCGATGGTGGCCGGTGTTCCCGGCAAGGTCCGGCGTCAACTCGGCGACGATGAGATCGCGGGCATCCGCACCAACGCGACCCTGTATCAGGAGCTGGTCAAGCTGCATCGGGACGCGCAGTGA
- a CDS encoding SDR family NAD(P)-dependent oxidoreductase, which yields MTTTSATALDIVDGIDLTGKTCVITGASAGLGRESARALAATGAHVILAARNADALAETETWVRAEVADARLSLVPLDLTSLASVAAAAEQISELTPVVHVLMNNAGVMFTPFGRTAEGFETQFGTNHLGHFEFTRLLFPALVAADGARVVVLSSEGHRMSDVDFDDPNFEHRDYDKFAAYGASKTANVLHAVELDRRLRDSGVRAFAVHPGIVATSLARHMTNDDFASLNRSAASRKKDTSEPPTDFRTQFTTPEHGAATQVWAAVSDDLDGAGGVYLSDCAIRQAAPYAVDESRALTLWDLSERLCTRSAPSLGSSA from the coding sequence GTGACAACGACGTCAGCAACTGCACTCGACATCGTCGACGGCATCGACCTCACCGGCAAGACCTGCGTCATCACCGGCGCTTCAGCAGGCCTGGGCCGGGAATCCGCCAGGGCTTTGGCCGCCACCGGTGCGCACGTCATCTTGGCGGCACGCAATGCCGACGCGCTGGCCGAGACCGAGACCTGGGTACGCGCCGAGGTCGCCGACGCGCGCCTGTCCCTGGTGCCGTTGGACCTGACGTCGCTGGCCAGCGTCGCGGCCGCCGCCGAGCAGATCAGCGAGCTGACTCCCGTGGTCCACGTGTTGATGAACAACGCAGGCGTGATGTTCACCCCCTTCGGCCGAACCGCCGAGGGCTTCGAAACACAATTCGGCACAAACCATCTGGGCCACTTCGAATTCACCCGGCTGCTGTTCCCCGCGCTCGTGGCCGCCGACGGCGCCCGGGTGGTGGTGCTGTCCTCCGAGGGCCACCGGATGAGCGACGTCGACTTCGACGACCCCAACTTCGAACACCGCGACTACGACAAGTTCGCGGCGTACGGCGCCTCCAAGACCGCCAACGTCCTTCACGCGGTCGAACTGGACCGCAGACTGCGCGACAGCGGTGTCCGCGCGTTCGCGGTGCACCCCGGGATCGTGGCCACCTCGCTGGCGCGGCACATGACCAATGACGACTTCGCCAGCCTCAACCGCTCGGCGGCGTCGCGGAAGAAGGACACCTCCGAGCCCCCGACGGACTTCCGTACGCAGTTCACGACGCCCGAGCACGGCGCCGCCACGCAGGTGTGGGCGGCCGTCAGCGACGACCTGGACGGCGCGGGCGGGGTCTACCTGTCCGACTGCGCGATCCGGCAGGCCGCGCCGTATGCGGTGGACGAATCCAGGGCGCTGACCCTGTGGGACCTTTCGGAGCGACTCTGCACGCGGAGCGCGCCGAGCCTAGGCTCAAGTGCGTGA
- a CDS encoding TetR/AcrR family transcriptional regulator, which produces MNPPAKVIYLRSYGDRDRDDHDVVRAVLDATVDLLRDQSFDDLTTRQIADRAGVAHSDLCAYFRSKDAIVAEVYLGLLRDAPLAVDVEESARTRVVALFHQLVMLPADRPGLAAACSSAMISQDKTVQPIRRRIQAELHRRVRTVLRSDAWPEVAQTLEFGLVGAMVQASSGAATFEGMADELARVVTTLLPETS; this is translated from the coding sequence GTGAATCCACCCGCGAAGGTCATCTACCTTCGCTCGTATGGTGATCGCGACCGCGACGACCATGACGTGGTGCGCGCCGTCCTCGACGCCACCGTGGACCTGTTGCGCGACCAGTCCTTCGACGACCTGACCACACGCCAGATCGCGGACCGGGCGGGGGTTGCGCACAGCGACCTGTGTGCGTATTTCCGGTCCAAGGACGCGATCGTCGCCGAGGTCTACCTGGGATTGCTGCGCGACGCGCCGCTGGCGGTCGACGTGGAGGAGTCCGCGCGCACGCGGGTGGTGGCGTTGTTCCACCAGCTGGTGATGCTGCCGGCGGACCGGCCGGGCCTGGCCGCAGCATGCTCGAGCGCGATGATCTCCCAGGACAAGACGGTGCAGCCGATCCGCAGGCGCATTCAGGCCGAACTGCACCGGCGGGTGCGCACGGTGCTGCGCTCCGACGCCTGGCCGGAGGTCGCTCAGACGCTTGAGTTCGGCCTGGTGGGGGCCATGGTGCAGGCCAGTTCGGGGGCGGCGACGTTCGAGGGCATGGCCGACGAGTTGGCCCGGGTTGTCACGACCTTGTTGCCGGAAACTTCCTGA
- a CDS encoding fasciclin domain-containing protein gives MKTRTSKAVGVALSAAAIAMSVPLAVNAYAEPAAPVVEIPDPQGPDCGAFKEALPNWKGLANLPVSTALSSIPDISTFSSAVSGQLNPAVNVAGVFDNGPYVIFAPTNEAFAALPPEQLEVLRTDAAALTTLVYYHAFLGLLGPDDVKGQRPTQEGTEVEVTGSGGDIQVNETAKVVCGGITAQNARIYIIDSVLNPAEAPAPITPTTTSTTETTTTAETTTPATTTPALPAAEAPIS, from the coding sequence GTGAAGACCCGCACCAGCAAGGCCGTCGGCGTCGCCCTCAGTGCCGCCGCGATCGCCATGTCTGTTCCGCTGGCCGTCAACGCCTACGCCGAGCCGGCCGCCCCGGTGGTCGAAATCCCGGACCCGCAGGGGCCCGACTGTGGCGCGTTCAAGGAGGCTCTGCCGAACTGGAAGGGTCTGGCGAACCTGCCCGTCAGCACCGCCCTGTCCAGCATTCCCGACATCTCGACGTTCAGCTCCGCCGTCTCGGGCCAGCTGAACCCGGCCGTCAACGTGGCCGGCGTCTTCGACAACGGCCCCTACGTGATCTTCGCGCCCACCAACGAGGCGTTCGCGGCGTTGCCGCCCGAGCAGCTCGAGGTGCTGCGCACCGACGCCGCGGCGCTGACCACGCTGGTGTACTACCACGCGTTCCTCGGCCTGCTCGGTCCCGACGATGTCAAGGGCCAGCGTCCGACGCAGGAGGGCACCGAGGTCGAGGTGACCGGTTCCGGCGGCGACATCCAGGTCAACGAGACCGCCAAGGTGGTCTGCGGAGGCATCACGGCGCAGAACGCCCGGATCTACATCATCGACTCGGTGCTGAACCCGGCCGAGGCGCCCGCGCCGATCACGCCGACCACGACGAGCACCACCGAGACCACCACCACGGCGGAGACCACGACTCCGGCGACCACCACGCCGGCGCTGCCCGCCGCCGAAGCACCCATCAGCTGA